Proteins encoded together in one Oncorhynchus mykiss isolate Arlee chromosome 7, USDA_OmykA_1.1, whole genome shotgun sequence window:
- the LOC100653476 gene encoding integrin alpha-4 isoform X1, producing MLGHPPHTALLPCIRRWSSRGGKPPQMFEQDNIRLILIFGTLLHLSKMTTYGLGLHSIGLNMLFCFLLRHADLYNLDIPHAIPLSGPNGTFFGYSVLLHKHQQQTWVIVGAPVANSRFNQAVRNPGAIYKCKITDKKDCEQIQLGVMLDMPCGRHCSAEVENQWLGVSLSRRQQDGLVLACGHRWKNVYFTKKEDLNKLPHGVCYKLESDLNQSSPLIPCYRDHENKFGNDFASCQAGISNVLIGDLIVMGAPGTLYWTGSVFVHNISSQVTSAYLDDNVVLYGSYLGYSVSAGHFLHPNSTEVVGGAPQYGQTGRAYIFSIESSTLSIISEVKGQKLGSYFGATVCAVDLNTDGLSDLLVGAPMFSAVREEGRVYIYMNQGQANMKEMEFTLAGRDSYAARFGESITSLGDIDDDGYPDVAVGAPQEDDLHGAIYIYNGRKTGLEQYFSQRIAGSALGNAFKMFGQSVSGGIDVDGNGYPDVAVGAFLSDSAVVLRTRAVVVVEATILLPPSVNRTHALCTENGQPAVCLKTSVCFQLHAKRVSGLIEILYNLTADVKHIEGLQSRFFFNTNGTELSNATAGSIKTRHGHMTCVTHLAFLRRDIRDIFTPIHFELQYELGEHNVVRGNYKSFPPLRPMLQRGEESSNLLTNKTVFTRYCAWANCSTNLQVSAQLLLPRTHRDMPYVALGEGKTILLNVTLSNAGDAAFLPMLHLRYPSNLYFIKVLDAEEKYVSCKIAEEEKTSVGLDCSVGNLFFNTLAKVNISFLLDVSADSEPGDLNIIINATRENLENEDLLHDNIVNLTLLLRYGVNLNIHGFVSRTEFVFGDFEEPHCSAERFKYTFKVVNVGPSISHGTRVEIDIPKALAPYPYRLLNILDIQSSSGWCYIRNSTDGTSSTHGNMYGSQRASTIDSVWLNVTTTTDSYWTNRSSTTHPYWTNISSTTDTNWTSISYWANVRNWTTVIEDECDLPDSNPLNELFFFFSKSSRRHMYCMKEDALCLYAVCELGDMDIGKDVTIEMEVEMNSGVLDISPGRHSVMLLETTAVISPKKDPFIWFLKEDPITVVVLEAHHSHKLKPVIELSIIVASLLLGLFILALLVICMWKSGFFKRKYEDKMENIQRLSWDY from the exons ATGTTAGGACATCCTCCTCATACCGCACTATTACCATGTATCCGAAGATGGAGCAGCAGGGGAGGAAAGCCCCCACAGATGTTTGAGCAAGATAACATTCGGTTAATTTTGATCTTTGGAACGCTGCTACATTTATCAAAAATGACTACATACGGGCTAGGCTTACACAGCATAGGGCTAAACATGTTGTTTTGCTTTCTCTTACGTCATGCCGATTTGTACAATTTAGACATACCGCACGCTATTCCACTCAGTGGTCCGAATGGAACATTTTTTGGATATTCTGTGTTGCTACACAAGCATCAGCAACAGACATG GGTAATAGTTGGCGCACCAGTTGCAAATTCAAGGTTCAACCAGGCTGTCAGGAATCCTGGAGCAATCTACAAGTGCAAAATTACAGACAAGAAGGACTGTGAACAGATTCAACTCG GTGTAATGCTTGACATGCCCTGTGGCAGACACTGTTCTGCTGAGGTTGAAAACCAGTGGCTTGGTGTGAGCCTCTCCAGGCGGCAGCAGGATGGACTTGTGTTg GCCTGTGGACATCGTTGGAAAAATGTCTACTTCACCAAAAAAGAAGATCTAAATAAGTTGCCACATGGCGTATGCTACAAATTGGAGTCTGACTTGAATCAATCAAGTCCTTTGATTCCATGCTACAGAG atcACGAAAATAAGTTTGGCAATGACTTTGCGTCATGTCAAGCAGGGATTTCAAATGTCCTTATTGGG GACCTCATAGTAATGGGAGCCCCTGGAACCTTGTATTGGACTGGGTCTGTTTTTGTCCACAACATATCCAGTCAGGTCACTTCTGCCTACTTGGATGATAACGTTGTCCTCTATGGAAGTTATTTGG GGTACTCAGTCAGCGCTGGCCACTTCCTGCACCCAAACTCCACTGAGGTAGTGGGTGGAGCCCCCCAGTACGGACAGACTGGAAGA GCCTACATCTTTAGCATAGAGTCCAGCACACTGAGCATCATCTCTGAGGTTAAAGGTCAAAAG CTGGGTTCCTATTTTGGGGCCACTGTGTGTGCGGTGGACCTGAACACTGATGGCCTGTCTGACCTGCTGGTGGGAGCTCCAATGTTCAGCGCTGTGAGGGAGGAGGGCCGTGTGTACATCTACATGAACCAGGGACAG GCTAACATGAAGGAGATGGAGTTTACATTAGCAGGGAGAGATTCATATGCTGCCCGGTTTGGGGAAAGTATCACAAGTCTTGGAGATATTGATGATGATGGCTATCCAG ATGTTGCAGTTGGGGCACCACAAGAGGATGACCTACATGGTGCTATTTATATCTACAATGGGAGGAAGACGGGACTTGAACAATACTTTTCTCAA AGGATTGCTGGGTCTGCCTTGGGTAATGCTTTCAAGATGTTTGGCCAGTCTGTGTCTGGGGGCATTGATGTTGATGGAAACGGTTACCCAG ATGTGGCCGTAGGAGCCTTTCTGTCCGactctgctgttgttctgag GACACGGGCGGTTGTTGTGGTGGAGGCGACGATACTTCTTCCTCCTAGTGTGAACCGCACCCATGCCCTGTGTACAGAGAACGGCCAGCCTGCCGTTTGCCTCAAAACCTCTGTGTGCTTCCAGTTGCACGCGAAACGTGTCTCTGGGCTCATCG AAATACTGTACAACCTGACGGCTGATGTCAAGCACATAGAGGGGCTCCAGTCCAGATTCTTCTTCAACACCAACGGCACAGAGTTATCAAATGCCACAGCAGGCAGCATCAAGACCAGGCATGGCCACATGACCTGTGTTACCCACCTGGCCTTTCTGAGG agagacattcgGGACATCTTCACCCCCATCCACTTTGAGCTGCAGTATGAGCTGGGAGAGCACAATGTGGTGAGGGGTAACTACAAGAGCTTTCCCCCTCTCAGGCCTATGCTCCAGAGGGGAGAGGAGTCCAGCAACTTGCTGACCAACAAG ACTGTATTCACCAGGTACTGTGCCTGGGCCAACTGTTCCACCAATCTGCAAGTGTCTGCACAGCTGCTGTTACCGAG GACACATAGAGACATGCCATACGTTGCCCTGGGGGAGGGGAAGACCATTCTACTGAATGTTACGCTGTCCAATGCTGGCGACGCTGCCTTCCTCCCCATGCTTCACCTGAGATACCCCAGCAATCTCTACTTCATCAAAGTGTTGGACGCT GAGGAGAAATACGTGAGCTGTAAAATTGCTGAGGAAGAGAAGACAAGTGTCGGGCTAGATTGCAGCGTGggaaatttgtttttcaacacctTAGCCAAA GTTAATATCAGCTTTCTGCTGGATGTCAGTGCTGACAGTGAACCTGGTGACCTGAACATTATAATCAATGCAACCCG ggAGAATTTAGAAAATGAAGATCTTCTCCATGACAATATTGTTAATCTGACTCTGCTATTGAGATATGGAGTGAATCTAAACATCCACGG TTTTGTATCCCGAACAGAGTTTGTGTTTGGGGACTTTGAGGAGCCACACTGCTCCGCTGAGAGGTTCAAATACACTTTCAAG GTTGTCAATGTTGGTCCAAGCATATCTCACGGCACAAGAGTGGAAATTGATATCCCCAAAGCTTTAGCACCGTATCCATACAGACTGCTCAACATTTTGGACATACAG TCATCTTCTGGGTGGTGTTACATTCGAAACTCCACTGATGGGACCAGCAGTACACATGGCAACATGTATGGAAGCCAGAGAGCCAGTACCATTGACAGTGTTTGGTTAAATGTGACAACTACCACTGACAGCTATTGGACGAATAGGTCCAGCACCACACACCCTTATTGGACTAATATTTCCAGTACCACTGACACCAATTGGACTAGTATATCATATTGGGCCAATGTGAGAAACTGGACCACTGTTATTGAGGATGAGTGTGATCTGCCTGACTCCAATCCCTTGAATGAattattcttcttcttctcgAAAAGCAGTAGAAGACATATG TATTGCATGAAAGAGGATGCTCTGTGTCTGTACGCGGTGTGTGAGCTTGGAGACATGGACATTGGGAAAGATGTCACCATTGAAATGGAGGTCGAAATGAATTCGGGAGTTTTAGACATCTCACCG GGAAGACATAGTGTCATGCTGTTAGAGACCACTGCTGTCATATCACCCAAGAAGGACCCATTTATTTGGTTCTTAAAAGAAGACCCCATCACAGTG GTTGTCCTGGAGGCCCATCATAGCCACAAACTGAAACCAGTCATTGAGCTGTCCATCATCGTGGCCAGTCTCTTACTAGGCCTCTTCATCCTTGCCTTGCTGGTCATCTGCATGTGGAAG AGTGGCTTCTTTAAGCGTAAGTATGAGGACAAGATGGAGAATATACAAAGGCTCAGCTGGGACTACTGA
- the LOC100653476 gene encoding integrin alpha-4 isoform X2, which translates to MLGHPPHTALLPCIRRWSSRGGKPPQMFEQDNIRLILIFGTLLHLSKMTTYGLGLHSIGLNMLFCFLLRHADLYNLDIPHAIPLSGPNGTFFGYSVLLHKHQQQTWVIVGAPVANSRFNQAVRNPGAIYKCKITDKKDCEQIQLGVMLDMPCGRHCSAEVENQWLGVSLSRRQQDGLVLACGHRWKNVYFTKKEDLNKLPHGVCYKLESDLNQSSPLIPCYRDHENKFGNDFASCQAGISNVLIGDLIVMGAPGTLYWTGSVFVHNISSQVTSAYLDDNVVLYGSYLGYSVSAGHFLHPNSTEVVGGAPQYGQTGRAYIFSIESSTLSIISEVKGQKLGSYFGATVCAVDLNTDGLSDLLVGAPMFSAVREEGRVYIYMNQGQANMKEMEFTLAGRDSYAARFGESITSLGDIDDDGYPDVAVGAPQEDDLHGAIYIYNGRKTGLEQYFSQRIAGSALGNAFKMFGQSVSGGIDVDGNGYPDVAVGAFLSDSAVVLRTRAVVVVEATILLPPSVNRTHALCTENGQPAVCLKTSVCFQLHAKRVSGLIEILYNLTADVKHIEGLQSRFFFNTNGTELSNATAGSIKTRHGHMTCVTHLAFLRRDIRDIFTPIHFELQYELGEHNVVRGNYKSFPPLRPMLQRGEESSNLLTNKTVFTRYCAWANCSTNLQVSAQLLLPRTHRDMPYVALGEGKTILLNVTLSNAGDAAFLPMLHLRYPSNLYFIKVLDAEEKYVSCKIAEEEKTSVGLDCSVGNLFFNTLAKVNISFLLDVSADSEPGDLNIIINATRENLENEDLLHDNIVNLTLLLRYGVNLNIHGFVSRTEFVFGDFEEPHCSAERFKYTFKVVNVGPSISHGTRVEIDIPKALAPYPYRLLNILDIQSSSGWCYIRNSTDGTSSTHGNMYGSQRASTIDSVWLNVTTTTDSYWTNRSSTTHPYWTNISSTTDTNWTSISYWANVRNWTTVIEDECDLPDSNPLNELFFFFSKSSRRHMSWAIDEQNYEQL; encoded by the exons ATGTTAGGACATCCTCCTCATACCGCACTATTACCATGTATCCGAAGATGGAGCAGCAGGGGAGGAAAGCCCCCACAGATGTTTGAGCAAGATAACATTCGGTTAATTTTGATCTTTGGAACGCTGCTACATTTATCAAAAATGACTACATACGGGCTAGGCTTACACAGCATAGGGCTAAACATGTTGTTTTGCTTTCTCTTACGTCATGCCGATTTGTACAATTTAGACATACCGCACGCTATTCCACTCAGTGGTCCGAATGGAACATTTTTTGGATATTCTGTGTTGCTACACAAGCATCAGCAACAGACATG GGTAATAGTTGGCGCACCAGTTGCAAATTCAAGGTTCAACCAGGCTGTCAGGAATCCTGGAGCAATCTACAAGTGCAAAATTACAGACAAGAAGGACTGTGAACAGATTCAACTCG GTGTAATGCTTGACATGCCCTGTGGCAGACACTGTTCTGCTGAGGTTGAAAACCAGTGGCTTGGTGTGAGCCTCTCCAGGCGGCAGCAGGATGGACTTGTGTTg GCCTGTGGACATCGTTGGAAAAATGTCTACTTCACCAAAAAAGAAGATCTAAATAAGTTGCCACATGGCGTATGCTACAAATTGGAGTCTGACTTGAATCAATCAAGTCCTTTGATTCCATGCTACAGAG atcACGAAAATAAGTTTGGCAATGACTTTGCGTCATGTCAAGCAGGGATTTCAAATGTCCTTATTGGG GACCTCATAGTAATGGGAGCCCCTGGAACCTTGTATTGGACTGGGTCTGTTTTTGTCCACAACATATCCAGTCAGGTCACTTCTGCCTACTTGGATGATAACGTTGTCCTCTATGGAAGTTATTTGG GGTACTCAGTCAGCGCTGGCCACTTCCTGCACCCAAACTCCACTGAGGTAGTGGGTGGAGCCCCCCAGTACGGACAGACTGGAAGA GCCTACATCTTTAGCATAGAGTCCAGCACACTGAGCATCATCTCTGAGGTTAAAGGTCAAAAG CTGGGTTCCTATTTTGGGGCCACTGTGTGTGCGGTGGACCTGAACACTGATGGCCTGTCTGACCTGCTGGTGGGAGCTCCAATGTTCAGCGCTGTGAGGGAGGAGGGCCGTGTGTACATCTACATGAACCAGGGACAG GCTAACATGAAGGAGATGGAGTTTACATTAGCAGGGAGAGATTCATATGCTGCCCGGTTTGGGGAAAGTATCACAAGTCTTGGAGATATTGATGATGATGGCTATCCAG ATGTTGCAGTTGGGGCACCACAAGAGGATGACCTACATGGTGCTATTTATATCTACAATGGGAGGAAGACGGGACTTGAACAATACTTTTCTCAA AGGATTGCTGGGTCTGCCTTGGGTAATGCTTTCAAGATGTTTGGCCAGTCTGTGTCTGGGGGCATTGATGTTGATGGAAACGGTTACCCAG ATGTGGCCGTAGGAGCCTTTCTGTCCGactctgctgttgttctgag GACACGGGCGGTTGTTGTGGTGGAGGCGACGATACTTCTTCCTCCTAGTGTGAACCGCACCCATGCCCTGTGTACAGAGAACGGCCAGCCTGCCGTTTGCCTCAAAACCTCTGTGTGCTTCCAGTTGCACGCGAAACGTGTCTCTGGGCTCATCG AAATACTGTACAACCTGACGGCTGATGTCAAGCACATAGAGGGGCTCCAGTCCAGATTCTTCTTCAACACCAACGGCACAGAGTTATCAAATGCCACAGCAGGCAGCATCAAGACCAGGCATGGCCACATGACCTGTGTTACCCACCTGGCCTTTCTGAGG agagacattcgGGACATCTTCACCCCCATCCACTTTGAGCTGCAGTATGAGCTGGGAGAGCACAATGTGGTGAGGGGTAACTACAAGAGCTTTCCCCCTCTCAGGCCTATGCTCCAGAGGGGAGAGGAGTCCAGCAACTTGCTGACCAACAAG ACTGTATTCACCAGGTACTGTGCCTGGGCCAACTGTTCCACCAATCTGCAAGTGTCTGCACAGCTGCTGTTACCGAG GACACATAGAGACATGCCATACGTTGCCCTGGGGGAGGGGAAGACCATTCTACTGAATGTTACGCTGTCCAATGCTGGCGACGCTGCCTTCCTCCCCATGCTTCACCTGAGATACCCCAGCAATCTCTACTTCATCAAAGTGTTGGACGCT GAGGAGAAATACGTGAGCTGTAAAATTGCTGAGGAAGAGAAGACAAGTGTCGGGCTAGATTGCAGCGTGggaaatttgtttttcaacacctTAGCCAAA GTTAATATCAGCTTTCTGCTGGATGTCAGTGCTGACAGTGAACCTGGTGACCTGAACATTATAATCAATGCAACCCG ggAGAATTTAGAAAATGAAGATCTTCTCCATGACAATATTGTTAATCTGACTCTGCTATTGAGATATGGAGTGAATCTAAACATCCACGG TTTTGTATCCCGAACAGAGTTTGTGTTTGGGGACTTTGAGGAGCCACACTGCTCCGCTGAGAGGTTCAAATACACTTTCAAG GTTGTCAATGTTGGTCCAAGCATATCTCACGGCACAAGAGTGGAAATTGATATCCCCAAAGCTTTAGCACCGTATCCATACAGACTGCTCAACATTTTGGACATACAG TCATCTTCTGGGTGGTGTTACATTCGAAACTCCACTGATGGGACCAGCAGTACACATGGCAACATGTATGGAAGCCAGAGAGCCAGTACCATTGACAGTGTTTGGTTAAATGTGACAACTACCACTGACAGCTATTGGACGAATAGGTCCAGCACCACACACCCTTATTGGACTAATATTTCCAGTACCACTGACACCAATTGGACTAGTATATCATATTGGGCCAATGTGAGAAACTGGACCACTGTTATTGAGGATGAGTGTGATCTGCCTGACTCCAATCCCTTGAATGAattattcttcttcttctcgAAAAGCAGTAGAAGACATATG AGCTGGGCCATTGATGAGCAAAACTATGAACAATTGTAA
- the LOC110527106 gene encoding neurogenic differentiation factor 1-like: MPVSLQYVSKWTEGCRTTQNMETVNGVHKTMSKDGDNDDEDGFNRMEERNDDEEQGEEGGSGEEESLDDSPKRIGTKIKKITKTRQRFKVRRMKANARERNRMHGLNDALESLRKVVPCYSNTQKLSKIDTLRLAKNYIWALSETLQSDESPDLMLFVQALCHGLSQPTTNLVAGCLQLNPRTFLPEQVQDIPSQVHQTSTASFSLHPSYPYPSPPYGTMDSSHIHHSKPHPVDNALEPFFETTFTDCTSTSPRFEGPLSPPLSVNGNFSYKHESTAEFDKNYALSIQYATQGMAGVQCLHPFYASSSKHFDILMDNMMSFETHHERKLNA; this comes from the coding sequence ATGCCAGTGTCACTGCAGTATGTTTCCAAATGGACTGAGGGATGCCGCACCACTCAGAACATGGAAACAGTAAATGGTGTGCACAAAACCATGAGTAAGGACGGCGACAATGACGACGAGGATGGATTCAACAGAATGGAAGAGCGTAACGACGATGAGGAGCAGGGGGAAGAAGGAGGGTCGGGAGAAGAAGAGAGCCTTGACGATAGCCCAAAGAGGATTGGGACCAAGATAAAGAAAATTACAAAAACCCGACAGAGGTTTAAGGTCCGGCGCATGAAGGCCAACGCGCGAGAGAGAAACCGTATGCACGGGCTCAATGACGCGCTTGAGAGTTTGCGTAAAGTTGTACCTTGCTACTCGAATACTCAGAAACTCTCCAAAATAGATACATTGAGGTTGGCAAAAAATTACATATGGGCTCTCTCTGAGACCTTGCAATCGGATGAAAGTCCAGATTTGATGTTGTTCGTGCAGGCTCTATGCCATGGACTGTCCCAGCCCACCACCAATCTAGTGGCAGGATGTTTGCAGCTCAACCCCAGGACGTTTTTACCGGAGCAGGTCCAGGACATCCCGTCTCAGGTGCACCAAACATCGACTGCGTCCTTCTCTTTGCACCCCTCCTACCCTTACCCTAGCCCGCCATATGGTACAATGGACAGCTCCCATATCCACCACTCCAAGCCCCACCCTGTCGACAATGCGCTTGAGCCGTTCTTTGAAACTACATTCACAGACTGTACCAGCACCAGCCCCCGGTTCGAGGGACCCCTAAGTCCACCGTTGAGCGTGAATGGGAACTTTTCCTACAAGCACGAGTCAACGGCAGAGTTCGACAAGAACTATGCCCTTTCGATACAATATGCAACTCAAGGTATGGCGGGAGTACAATGTCTTCATCCTTTTTATGCAAGCTCATCAAAGCACTTTGATATTCTCATGGACAACATGATGTCGTTTGAGACTCATCACGAGAGGAAGCTGAACGCTTAG